The Neorhodopirellula lusitana genome contains a region encoding:
- the mch gene encoding methenyltetrahydromethanopterin cyclohydrolase: MIRPYLCTASELNEQANEVFQEALSCHQSLRSSVHTIGGATVLDAGIGSLEKPGAVGSLRAGVMLAELCLGGLAEVQLVPASDDMVVDQAVMVSVDQPVEACLGGQYAGWPLSVGDYFAMASGPMRVLRGREEMLEHLQLTTTNQQPEVAVGVLETDQLPSEEVIAEIAKQCEVASDQVRLAIAPSTSIAGSVQVVARSVETALHKLHALDFDVRQVISATGIAPLSPPAKPGDTIDGIGRTNDAMLYGAKVTLWVDAPDDKVEAVANKVPSFSSSDYGKPFAEIFQQYDYDFYKVDPMLFSPAVVTLHSLQSGRTWRAGKLASDVLRKSFGMEC; this comes from the coding sequence ATGATTCGTCCTTACCTTTGCACCGCATCGGAATTGAACGAACAGGCGAACGAGGTTTTTCAAGAGGCGCTATCGTGCCATCAATCGCTGCGTTCGTCGGTCCATACGATTGGCGGCGCAACGGTTCTTGATGCGGGCATTGGTTCGCTTGAAAAGCCCGGGGCGGTCGGTTCCTTGCGTGCCGGCGTCATGCTTGCCGAACTTTGTCTGGGTGGTCTCGCGGAAGTCCAATTGGTGCCCGCGTCCGACGACATGGTCGTTGACCAGGCGGTGATGGTGAGTGTCGACCAGCCGGTGGAAGCGTGTTTGGGTGGACAGTATGCCGGATGGCCATTGTCGGTCGGCGACTACTTTGCCATGGCGAGCGGACCGATGCGTGTGCTTCGTGGCCGTGAAGAGATGTTGGAACATCTTCAGTTGACGACAACAAACCAGCAGCCTGAAGTGGCAGTTGGTGTGCTGGAAACGGATCAGTTGCCTAGCGAAGAGGTGATCGCCGAGATCGCTAAACAGTGCGAGGTTGCGTCTGATCAGGTGCGATTGGCGATCGCGCCCAGCACTTCGATTGCGGGCAGTGTGCAGGTGGTCGCTCGCAGCGTGGAAACCGCACTGCATAAACTGCATGCACTTGATTTTGATGTACGGCAAGTGATCTCGGCAACGGGAATCGCACCGCTATCGCCACCCGCCAAACCAGGTGACACGATCGACGGGATTGGACGCACTAATGATGCGATGTTGTACGGTGCCAAGGTAACGCTTTGGGTGGATGCACCCGATGACAAAGTGGAAGCGGTTGCGAACAAGGTTCCAAGCTTCAGCTCGTCTGACTACGGAAAGCCGTTCGCGGAGATCTTTCAACAATACGACTATGACTTTTACAAAGTCGACCCGATGTTGTTCAGTCCTGCCGTGGTGACCCTGCATTCGCTGCAGAGCGGACGGACTTGGCGGGCTGGCAAGTTGGCCAGTGACGTGTTGCGGAAATCGTTTGGAATGGAATGCTGA
- a CDS encoding ATP-grasp domain-containing protein, with the protein MTRRSILVLGGRDPHSPQLGWHLSQLEEAAKRHAADISFLGYDAVRGDLSGDVSTQLSGVVGSLTPFDAILTRTMPMGSFEQVLFRLSVLHDEYDRRKQAGTQATICNPPAALEIAIDKFATLARGRRLGIPVPPTAVVQSRAEAMEAFEVLGGDVVVKPIFGGEGRGVMRLQNRELAWTAFSALSQVGSVLYIQQFIPPGGRDIRILVLGDQVFAIRRTSGNDFRTNVKAGGKSERIELDDHWRTIALRFCDSLQLRYAAVDLIESENGNGFYLIEVNAIPGWKSAQSVMPISIADQIVSFLLSTTHSV; encoded by the coding sequence GTGACGCGGCGAAGCATTCTCGTCTTGGGAGGTCGCGATCCTCACTCGCCGCAGCTCGGCTGGCACCTGAGTCAGCTTGAGGAAGCTGCAAAACGACACGCCGCCGATATCAGCTTCCTTGGCTACGATGCCGTGCGTGGAGATCTGTCTGGCGATGTGTCAACGCAATTGTCCGGAGTGGTCGGGAGTCTGACTCCCTTTGACGCGATCCTGACACGGACGATGCCAATGGGATCGTTCGAACAGGTGCTGTTCCGCTTATCGGTTTTGCATGACGAGTACGATCGACGAAAGCAAGCTGGAACGCAGGCGACGATTTGCAATCCGCCGGCTGCGCTGGAGATCGCGATCGACAAATTTGCGACCCTGGCCCGCGGTCGTCGTTTGGGGATACCGGTTCCGCCCACCGCCGTGGTTCAGTCGCGCGCTGAGGCGATGGAAGCGTTTGAGGTACTGGGCGGTGACGTCGTTGTTAAGCCGATCTTTGGAGGCGAAGGACGCGGTGTGATGCGGCTTCAAAACCGGGAGCTGGCCTGGACCGCTTTTTCCGCACTCTCACAAGTTGGGAGTGTGCTGTACATTCAGCAGTTCATTCCGCCGGGCGGACGGGACATCCGCATCCTGGTTCTTGGCGACCAAGTGTTTGCGATTCGCCGGACCAGTGGCAATGACTTCCGAACGAATGTGAAAGCCGGTGGCAAGTCGGAGCGAATCGAGCTGGACGATCATTGGCGGACGATTGCTTTGCGGTTTTGTGATTCGCTTCAACTGCGATACGCGGCTGTTGATTTAATCGAGTCGGAAAACGGCAATGGGTTCTACCTAATCGAAGTCAACGCGATTCCGGGTTGGAAGTCAGCCCAATCCGTCATGCCAATCTCGATCGCGGATCAAATTGTTTCTTTCCTTCTATCAACAACGCATTCAGTATGA
- a CDS encoding fatty acid CoA ligase family protein, with protein MTATDPNHSCSDSVLASPSSGNVADRLTSMAKMLPGAIAIAEVAGPPKLDGTDRDYSLTTFKALDEGSTKIARGLTAWGVRPGMRLVSLVPFGGQFIELVFALMKSGVTVVLIDPGMDRKHLVNCISEIRPDGFVGIPKAQAIRTLLRHRFPQAKWNVTVGKRWFWGGKTLSQIVELGEQSACELPKVETDHEAAVIFTTGSTGPPKGVSYTHGTFHAQIDRIQARYDIRKGSRDLACFPLFGLFDAVMGVTTIIPDMDPTRPAAVDPRKLIQAARQWEVDQAFGSPALWRTVTKWCEENAVGCPFPTLRRVLSAGAPVPAATLASLRRFVHEEAVIETPYGATEALPIASIESRQVISETGPASTKGKGVCVGTRFDGVDWKVIAITDGPIRQIADVEELPQGKIGELMVSGPMVTRRYVTRLDQNDIHKVADGERVWHRMGDVGYFDAQDRFWFCGRKTHRVTGADRTYFTIPCEAVFNVHPRVEKCALVGRGDPGNQVPVMVIEPSDMNLVQDERQREVLIDELRDLASRNPLTRRIQEFQIQAQPLPVDIRHNSKIFREKLSAEVQDSR; from the coding sequence ATGACGGCAACGGACCCCAATCATTCGTGTTCTGATTCGGTGCTTGCGTCGCCTTCGTCGGGGAATGTCGCTGATCGCCTCACTTCGATGGCGAAGATGTTGCCGGGGGCGATTGCGATCGCCGAGGTTGCTGGCCCACCCAAACTTGATGGGACCGACCGCGATTACTCGTTGACCACGTTCAAGGCTCTCGACGAAGGTAGCACCAAGATCGCTCGAGGTTTAACTGCGTGGGGCGTGCGGCCTGGGATGCGGTTGGTCAGTCTGGTTCCCTTTGGCGGTCAGTTCATTGAACTGGTCTTTGCGTTGATGAAATCAGGGGTGACCGTGGTGTTGATTGATCCAGGAATGGATCGCAAACACCTAGTGAACTGCATCTCGGAAATTCGCCCGGACGGGTTTGTTGGTATCCCCAAAGCTCAAGCCATCCGCACACTGCTTCGGCATCGATTTCCACAAGCGAAGTGGAATGTGACGGTGGGGAAGCGTTGGTTCTGGGGTGGCAAGACGCTCTCACAGATCGTTGAACTGGGGGAGCAATCCGCTTGCGAACTGCCTAAGGTGGAGACCGACCACGAAGCCGCTGTGATCTTCACCACGGGCAGCACTGGGCCACCCAAAGGGGTCTCTTACACGCACGGCACCTTCCACGCCCAGATCGATCGGATTCAAGCCCGCTATGACATCCGCAAGGGTTCACGCGATCTCGCTTGTTTCCCTTTGTTTGGTTTGTTTGACGCGGTGATGGGCGTCACGACGATCATCCCGGACATGGACCCAACCCGACCGGCGGCAGTGGATCCTCGGAAGTTGATTCAAGCGGCCCGCCAATGGGAGGTGGACCAAGCGTTCGGCTCTCCCGCTCTTTGGCGGACGGTGACCAAGTGGTGTGAGGAGAATGCTGTGGGCTGTCCCTTCCCAACGCTCCGGCGAGTGCTTTCAGCCGGGGCTCCTGTGCCTGCCGCCACACTGGCTTCGTTGCGACGATTTGTTCATGAAGAAGCGGTGATTGAAACGCCATACGGTGCGACCGAAGCGCTGCCGATCGCGTCGATCGAATCGCGACAAGTGATCTCCGAAACCGGGCCTGCGTCGACCAAAGGCAAGGGCGTTTGCGTGGGCACTCGTTTTGATGGCGTGGATTGGAAAGTGATCGCGATCACCGACGGTCCCATTCGTCAAATCGCCGATGTCGAGGAGCTTCCCCAAGGCAAAATTGGTGAGCTGATGGTGAGCGGACCGATGGTCACGCGTCGCTATGTCACTCGTTTGGATCAAAATGATATTCACAAAGTTGCCGACGGAGAGCGGGTTTGGCACCGAATGGGCGACGTTGGTTATTTCGATGCTCAAGACCGCTTTTGGTTTTGCGGTCGCAAAACGCATCGAGTGACCGGAGCCGACCGTACCTACTTCACCATCCCATGCGAAGCCGTTTTTAACGTGCACCCGCGTGTTGAAAAATGTGCGCTCGTCGGTCGTGGCGACCCAGGTAACCAGGTACCGGTGATGGTGATCGAGCCCAGCGACATGAATCTGGTTCAAGACGAACGTCAGCGTGAAGTTTTGATCGATGAATTGCGAGACCTGGCGTCACGGAATCCACTGACCCGACGAATTCAAGAGTTCCAAATTCAAGCGCAACCCTTGCCCGTCGACATTCGCCACAACAGCAAAATCTTCCGCGAGAAACTATCGGCCGAAGTGCAAGACTCACGCTGA
- a CDS encoding PVC-type heme-binding CxxCH protein, whose protein sequence is MNSYTRITHLQIVVASLSVVFALAFRTGLAQEDYAAELPRVPPTPPSETLKDFHIAKGFQIQLVASEPLVNSPVAMEWAADGSLFVCEMRGYSEDQDAGISRISRLVDTDRDGIEDTSTIFVDGLLWPTGLFPWEGGLFVGDAPNLYYFRDTDGDGTADQREVVLTGFGTSNVQGLFNSFRWGLDNRIHIACSSTGGMIRRPDQPESAGVNVRGRDIALDPRTGEFELTSGAAQHGMCFDNWGRKFVSSNSNHLQQVMYEDHYISRNQWLQPAPARVSIAEDGPQAEVFRTSPIEPWRIVRTRLRVSGKSRGPIEGGGRAAGYFTGATGVTIVRGDAWPESFQGMAIIGDVGSNLVHRKRLHANGLKWIGKRVDTNSELVTSSDIWFRPAQFANAPDGSLHIIDVCREVIEHPKSLPAEIKQHLDLTSGRDRGRLYRLIPDDFKYRPTPNLRSATDEELVNTLAHPNAWHRETASRLLVERQSTAHRSLREMTRQPTSALGRLHALAVLDGIGKLNTEIVLSRLSDSHPMVRRFAIRLAEKVPANNALRTELATLASDPSVEVRYQLAFTAGSIQEFDRTPVLASIIRQNPTDRWMQTAVQSSVGTGAGELFSALLSATSDSRLSQMIGRLASQISQQNHESDTRLALDAVLKLSPQEGRFALPILGQLLQTRSRSGSVLHQLASAGELTAIDQVMDEMLASLEQLALDESASNAIRVNAISNLRYAAPSQVSKILPALTNSRHPMEVQRAAMTTWGRFDSPQITTTLLEEWSGFSPSLRETAAEILFAKPDRLLALLTAIDSGDIPMSELSRSRLQVAAKSKDSSIHQLSTHLLNSSGSKDREKVVQSYQNSLQIDGDMDRGRQLFTTHCANCHRLENHGHEIGPNLATVKARGADFILANVLDPNREVNPQYLNYVALDINGRTLTGMITDESATSITLQRAESAKDELLRVDVELLQSTGMSIMPEGFEAQLNRQAMADLIRYLLEVK, encoded by the coding sequence ATGAACTCATACACTCGAATCACACACTTACAAATCGTTGTCGCCAGTCTTTCGGTGGTATTCGCGTTGGCGTTTCGCACAGGCTTGGCCCAGGAAGACTACGCCGCCGAACTCCCTCGCGTTCCCCCGACTCCACCTTCGGAAACCCTGAAGGATTTTCATATTGCCAAGGGTTTTCAGATTCAATTGGTTGCCAGTGAACCGCTGGTAAACAGTCCCGTGGCAATGGAATGGGCCGCGGACGGATCGCTGTTTGTTTGTGAAATGCGTGGCTATAGCGAAGACCAGGATGCGGGCATCTCACGCATCTCACGGCTTGTCGATACTGACCGAGACGGAATCGAGGACACCAGCACCATTTTCGTGGACGGGTTGTTGTGGCCGACTGGTTTATTTCCTTGGGAAGGCGGTCTGTTCGTCGGGGATGCTCCTAATCTGTACTACTTTCGAGACACGGATGGCGACGGAACAGCGGATCAACGCGAAGTCGTTTTGACCGGCTTTGGCACGTCCAATGTCCAAGGTCTTTTTAACTCCTTTCGATGGGGCCTCGACAATCGCATTCATATTGCTTGCAGCAGTACCGGCGGAATGATCCGGCGTCCTGACCAACCTGAGTCCGCCGGGGTCAATGTGCGTGGCCGTGACATCGCCCTGGACCCTCGGACTGGTGAATTTGAACTAACCAGTGGTGCGGCCCAACATGGAATGTGCTTTGACAATTGGGGACGCAAATTCGTTTCATCCAACAGCAACCATCTTCAGCAAGTGATGTACGAAGACCACTACATCAGCCGAAACCAATGGCTCCAACCGGCGCCCGCTCGAGTCTCCATTGCCGAGGATGGACCGCAAGCTGAAGTGTTTCGAACCAGCCCCATCGAGCCGTGGCGTATTGTCCGCACGCGGTTGCGGGTGAGCGGCAAATCCCGTGGCCCGATCGAAGGTGGTGGTCGCGCAGCGGGGTATTTTACGGGTGCCACCGGCGTCACGATTGTACGCGGGGATGCGTGGCCGGAATCCTTCCAAGGCATGGCGATCATTGGTGACGTTGGCAGCAACTTGGTCCACCGCAAACGACTTCATGCCAATGGTTTGAAGTGGATCGGAAAACGAGTCGACACGAACAGTGAGTTGGTCACGTCCTCAGACATTTGGTTTCGTCCCGCCCAATTTGCCAACGCACCCGATGGATCGCTGCATATCATTGATGTGTGTCGGGAAGTCATTGAACACCCCAAGAGTTTGCCAGCCGAGATCAAGCAGCATCTGGACCTGACCTCCGGCCGCGACCGTGGCCGTTTGTACCGACTGATTCCGGACGACTTCAAATACCGTCCCACGCCGAATCTTCGGTCGGCAACGGATGAGGAGTTGGTCAACACACTGGCTCATCCCAACGCTTGGCATCGCGAAACCGCCAGCCGTCTGTTGGTAGAACGACAATCGACCGCACACCGATCCCTTCGTGAAATGACCCGCCAACCGACATCAGCACTCGGACGCTTGCATGCTTTGGCAGTACTGGATGGAATCGGGAAATTGAATACAGAGATCGTCCTCTCACGGCTTTCTGATTCGCATCCCATGGTTCGCCGATTCGCGATTCGACTGGCTGAAAAGGTCCCGGCAAACAACGCGTTGCGGACAGAACTCGCAACACTTGCTAGCGACCCATCGGTGGAGGTCCGGTACCAACTGGCGTTCACAGCGGGATCGATTCAGGAATTCGATCGGACGCCTGTTTTGGCCTCCATCATCCGCCAAAACCCGACCGATCGTTGGATGCAAACTGCAGTTCAAAGTTCAGTGGGAACGGGGGCTGGCGAGCTATTCTCGGCATTGCTCTCGGCGACCTCTGATTCTCGACTCTCTCAGATGATTGGCCGGCTCGCGTCCCAGATCAGCCAACAGAACCACGAGTCTGACACCCGACTTGCACTGGACGCCGTTTTGAAGCTTTCGCCTCAAGAGGGAAGGTTTGCTCTTCCAATCCTGGGGCAATTGTTGCAAACACGATCTCGTTCTGGGAGCGTTCTGCATCAGCTCGCGTCAGCAGGTGAGCTGACCGCGATCGATCAAGTCATGGACGAAATGCTTGCGTCGCTCGAACAGTTGGCACTCGATGAATCAGCGTCCAATGCCATTCGAGTGAACGCGATATCGAACTTGCGCTACGCGGCCCCCAGTCAGGTTTCCAAGATTCTGCCTGCATTGACTAACAGTCGGCATCCGATGGAGGTTCAACGCGCGGCCATGACGACGTGGGGGCGTTTTGATTCACCCCAGATCACCACCACCTTGCTGGAAGAATGGAGTGGTTTCAGTCCGAGTCTCCGAGAGACGGCCGCCGAGATTCTGTTTGCAAAGCCGGACCGGCTGCTCGCCTTGCTCACCGCAATCGACTCCGGCGACATTCCGATGAGCGAGCTCTCACGGTCCCGTCTACAGGTCGCTGCCAAATCCAAGGACTCATCGATTCACCAACTATCGACCCATCTGCTCAATTCCAGCGGTTCAAAAGACCGGGAAAAAGTCGTCCAGTCCTATCAGAATTCACTTCAAATTGATGGTGACATGGATCGCGGTCGGCAGCTCTTTACGACGCATTGTGCGAATTGTCATCGACTCGAAAATCACGGCCATGAGATTGGTCCAAATTTGGCGACGGTCAAGGCGAGAGGAGCCGATTTCATCCTCGCCAACGTGTTGGATCCTAACCGCGAAGTGAACCCTCAGTATCTGAATTATGTGGCATTGGATATCAATGGCCGAACACTGACGGGAATGATCACGGATGAGTCCGCCACGTCGATCACGCTTCAACGGGCTGAATCTGCCAAAGACGAATTATTGCGAGTGGACGTGGAACTTCTGCAAAGCACCGGCATGTCGATTATGCCTGAAGGTTTCGAGGCACAACTGAATCGCCAAGCGATGGCTGACCTGATTCGCTACCTGTTGGAAGTGAAATGA
- a CDS encoding flagellin hook IN motif-containing protein, with the protein MSLLPVATNRTSTPLNSQRMQYQLNNDQIAIQGLYDQLSTGLSVQKMSDDPAAAARALDLQRGISRSEQIVRNANATEGYYQSTDTALSRVDSALIAARGVAVEAAQSVLSDNELEALAITIRQNMESVVSAGNSMFLDHQLLGGVLEPSSALEHANGTVQFNGADAVGQTKVGTGTNTAFTVTGESAIGVASVFHTGSSLDAALNEDTRLVDMRQGVGVRPGVITISDGEEKVELDLRNASTIGDIVDVLRDVRLDGRALGVQLQDDSITIQYADTLPGVLAIADTEGGYLAADLAISNPQGYQAPPLVGDRLSPQVTLATPLDDLAGGAGLDLSDGIVIDQGGERFTIDLDDADTIGDVIIAINRSGAGVNAQLDEAAGRIELRALISGVDYSIGENGGDAASQLGIRTADEETLFSDLNHGTGVSLNSDGPDLVITRPDGVELELELTGVETVEELIDAVTDHPLNQDSLRVRLSLATVGNGLELSAPPGADPIRITQPGTSDVGTRLGLIPQGEADATSEVVSGSAVLTGSDYSPREAGGAIDTLLRLEKAVRENDIPEIGRLQARLDEDLDASSRTRGRVGVWTANLQDLRTAVEDETVLMQSQLSDEVDADLASVISELQARQAALQASMQFIGQTANMTVLNYL; encoded by the coding sequence ATGTCGCTTCTCCCCGTCGCCACCAACCGGACCAGTACGCCGCTGAACAGTCAGCGGATGCAGTACCAACTCAACAACGACCAGATCGCGATCCAGGGGCTCTACGATCAGCTCAGCACCGGGCTAAGCGTCCAAAAGATGAGCGACGATCCAGCTGCGGCGGCACGCGCCCTGGATCTGCAACGCGGCATCTCGCGAAGTGAGCAAATTGTTCGCAACGCCAATGCGACCGAAGGCTATTACCAATCCACCGACACGGCATTAAGCCGAGTGGATTCAGCTCTGATTGCGGCTCGAGGCGTCGCCGTCGAGGCGGCTCAAAGTGTGCTCTCCGATAACGAACTCGAAGCTCTTGCGATCACCATTCGCCAAAACATGGAATCCGTCGTATCGGCGGGCAACTCGATGTTCCTGGACCACCAGCTACTCGGTGGAGTCCTTGAACCGTCGTCTGCGTTAGAACACGCCAATGGCACCGTCCAATTCAACGGCGCCGATGCCGTCGGCCAAACCAAAGTGGGCACCGGAACCAACACCGCGTTCACGGTCACGGGCGAAAGCGCCATCGGCGTGGCTTCCGTTTTTCACACCGGATCCTCCCTCGACGCGGCTTTGAATGAAGACACCCGCTTAGTTGACATGCGGCAAGGCGTGGGTGTCCGCCCGGGGGTCATCACCATTTCGGATGGTGAAGAAAAAGTGGAACTGGATTTGCGAAACGCCTCCACCATTGGCGACATCGTCGATGTTCTTCGAGATGTCCGGCTCGACGGACGCGCCCTCGGCGTGCAACTCCAGGACGACTCGATCACAATCCAGTACGCCGACACCCTGCCTGGCGTTCTTGCAATCGCGGACACCGAAGGCGGCTACCTCGCGGCCGACTTAGCGATCTCCAACCCGCAAGGCTACCAAGCCCCGCCGCTGGTAGGCGACCGCCTTTCACCACAAGTTACCCTAGCCACTCCGCTCGACGACTTAGCCGGCGGCGCGGGGCTGGACCTGAGCGATGGGATCGTGATCGACCAAGGTGGTGAACGGTTCACGATTGACTTGGATGATGCGGACACAATCGGCGACGTGATCATTGCGATTAACCGCAGTGGAGCGGGCGTGAACGCTCAACTCGACGAAGCGGCCGGCCGGATTGAATTGCGGGCGTTGATTTCAGGCGTCGACTACAGCATCGGCGAAAACGGCGGCGATGCGGCGAGCCAACTCGGTATCCGTACCGCCGATGAAGAAACCCTGTTCAGCGACCTCAACCACGGCACCGGGGTCTCCCTGAACTCCGACGGCCCCGATCTCGTGATCACACGTCCCGATGGTGTCGAATTGGAACTCGAACTAACAGGTGTCGAGACAGTCGAAGAGCTGATCGATGCGGTGACGGACCATCCGCTGAACCAAGATTCACTGCGAGTACGGCTATCACTGGCCACGGTCGGCAACGGCCTGGAACTGTCAGCGCCTCCCGGAGCCGACCCCATCCGCATCACCCAGCCAGGCACAAGTGATGTCGGAACCCGCCTCGGTCTGATCCCGCAGGGCGAAGCGGACGCAACCAGCGAGGTTGTCAGCGGCAGCGCGGTCCTCACGGGAAGCGACTACAGCCCCCGTGAAGCGGGTGGCGCCATTGACACACTCTTGCGTTTAGAAAAAGCGGTTCGGGAAAACGACATTCCAGAGATCGGACGCTTACAGGCGAGACTGGACGAAGACCTCGACGCCAGTTCCCGTACGCGAGGTCGCGTGGGCGTCTGGACAGCCAACCTACAAGACCTACGCACCGCCGTTGAAGACGAAACCGTGCTGATGCAATCACAGCTATCTGATGAAGTCGATGCCGACCTGGCCAGCGTCATCAGCGAACTGCAGGCAAGACAAGCCGCACTGCAAGCATCGATGCAGTTCATCGGCCAGACAGCGAACATGACCGTACTCAACTATCTATAG
- a CDS encoding cation:proton antiporter, with protein sequence MRFLADTSVDQAIAIAAGSIESTASGVVGHPADAIHIATTVGLLLGASLLAGVASEMLRLPKVTAYLVAGMLLGQSAFDIVPHDHYRFLEPLTKLAMALVLFYLGTLFPFDQIRRIARRAIPLSIGELVLTGLLVTVGTYFCGMTLAQAVLLGTLALATAPATTMFVLRETNAEGPVTSLTGTLVTLNNLVAVVAFELVWLGIELANASGANAIDASSIASTLLRLVQSLGGAFTLGLVGGLVMSYACEVLHTRRWLVLLVAMTALLLGLSEQWQLPYMLVFLVVGFVVVNSSSGTAKITARFDSIGGLLTVMFFSVHGSELNLALLWDVGLVGAAYVILRSLGKVIGVWAVASRTEASPEIRNWLGPGLLAQAGVAISLSATATSRNPEIVGNVQTIILGTVVVFEIFGPLLTRAAVLRSGEMPIANSIHHTFGTPLSALRNVVTRLAGSAGLLDKKTALSERMRVEQVMRRTVQGIAENADFNEVVHFVEHSHDNTFPVVDSDRCIVGLIRFDLLNQAFFDPQSDHLICAGDLATPPEILLRPSQPVRDAVALFRHTSDDCVPVVTDESPHRLIATVRRSDLTSLLIRDRKAGLGGSEPMPADSPSLAGAASGGTN encoded by the coding sequence ATGAGATTTCTTGCTGATACATCGGTCGATCAAGCGATTGCGATTGCGGCGGGCAGCATCGAATCGACGGCAAGCGGCGTGGTCGGCCATCCTGCCGACGCAATCCACATCGCGACCACGGTGGGCTTGCTACTGGGGGCAAGTTTGCTGGCAGGCGTCGCCAGCGAGATGCTACGGCTTCCCAAGGTCACAGCCTATTTGGTTGCCGGTATGCTGCTCGGCCAGAGCGCATTTGATATCGTGCCACACGATCACTACCGGTTCCTCGAGCCACTGACCAAGCTCGCCATGGCATTGGTGTTGTTCTATTTGGGCACGCTCTTTCCGTTCGACCAGATCCGCCGCATCGCCCGTCGCGCGATCCCGCTGTCGATTGGGGAACTGGTGTTAACGGGTCTACTCGTCACGGTCGGCACCTACTTTTGCGGCATGACCCTGGCCCAAGCGGTGTTGCTTGGCACGCTGGCACTCGCCACCGCGCCCGCAACAACCATGTTTGTGCTGCGTGAAACCAATGCGGAAGGCCCCGTCACCAGCCTGACCGGCACCCTTGTCACGCTGAACAACCTGGTCGCCGTCGTCGCTTTCGAACTGGTTTGGCTAGGAATCGAACTGGCCAACGCTTCGGGTGCCAATGCGATCGATGCAAGTTCCATCGCGTCAACCTTGTTACGACTGGTGCAGTCACTCGGTGGGGCATTCACCCTTGGCTTGGTCGGCGGTTTGGTGATGAGCTACGCTTGCGAAGTGCTGCACACGCGGCGTTGGCTGGTGTTGCTTGTCGCGATGACAGCACTGCTACTCGGACTCAGTGAACAATGGCAACTGCCGTACATGCTGGTGTTTTTGGTCGTTGGGTTCGTCGTCGTCAACTCATCCAGTGGCACCGCGAAGATCACCGCACGATTCGATTCCATTGGCGGATTGTTGACCGTGATGTTCTTTTCGGTACACGGTTCCGAGCTCAACCTGGCGTTGCTGTGGGATGTGGGCTTGGTCGGCGCGGCCTACGTCATCCTCCGCAGCCTAGGCAAAGTGATTGGTGTCTGGGCAGTTGCTTCACGCACCGAAGCCTCACCCGAAATCCGGAATTGGCTTGGCCCAGGTCTGTTGGCACAAGCCGGTGTCGCGATCTCGTTGAGTGCCACGGCAACTTCCCGAAATCCTGAAATCGTTGGCAATGTCCAAACCATCATTCTGGGGACGGTGGTCGTCTTTGAGATCTTCGGTCCACTGCTAACCCGTGCGGCGGTATTGCGAAGCGGCGAGATGCCGATCGCCAATTCGATTCATCACACGTTCGGCACGCCTCTCAGCGCGCTGCGCAATGTGGTCACTCGCCTGGCCGGTTCGGCGGGCTTGCTGGACAAGAAAACTGCGCTATCCGAACGCATGCGAGTGGAGCAGGTGATGCGGCGCACCGTCCAAGGGATCGCCGAGAACGCCGACTTTAATGAAGTCGTTCATTTTGTCGAGCATTCCCATGACAATACATTCCCGGTCGTCGATTCCGATCGCTGCATCGTCGGCTTGATTCGTTTTGACCTTCTCAACCAAGCATTCTTTGACCCGCAATCCGACCACCTGATATGTGCCGGTGACCTGGCCACTCCACCAGAAATCCTGTTGCGCCCGTCACAACCGGTGCGTGACGCAGTCGCACTCTTCCGTCACACCTCGGATGACTGCGTTCCAGTCGTGACGGACGAATCACCGCACCGATTGATTGCGACAGTCCGGCGGAGCGACCTAACAAGTTTGCTGATCCGAGACCGAAAAGCGGGCCTGGGTGGCAGCGAGCCCATGCCAGCAGATTCCCCCAGTTTGGCGGGTGCGGCCAGTGGCGGAACGAATTGA